In Chrysoperla carnea chromosome 2, inChrCarn1.1, whole genome shotgun sequence, the following proteins share a genomic window:
- the LOC123291808 gene encoding juvenile hormone esterase-like codes for MKFVLLVICIIISLDCVRSKNTFKEDIKITIKQGSLVGHSAKDYLNDTYYIFEAIPYAKPPVGRLRFKAPEPAEPWTGVYDATKIRKACPQVGASEAGPNEEYDEDCLFLNVHTKMMPDPKPVMVWIHGGAFEMGSINGYRGSQYLMTEDIVLVEVQYRLNIFGFLSFDDPKYNIPGNAGLKDQVLALKWVQENIKYFNGDPNQVTIFGDSAGGASVHLLYVSSLAKGLFHRAIAQSGSGANTWVYSASNYTHLAEALNCSSNNLDEIVNCINGTSTKELVNAGIILKSIPDGTLVDGISMSALTIESENSNDPFMTHHVEENIKKGNFNKVPLIIGICANESALYYQDRPGIGPNFTESDYEKLIPKDINFKKGSNEAFNIGKEIKEFYYGNQTPSNDLLEPWIKYVSDMMFIYKMYYITKLQAASFPNVPVYFYNFNYITSLNFEGNSTKYVAHADDLPYLFNFNPKGVSQLTPSSDEEIGMHRMIKLWTTFAKSKDGNPNPLNDPLFTNVTWKPVDSNNFFYLHINPKLVLEKNLYEDRMKFWDHFYQKYQI; via the exons attagCTTGGATTGTGTCAGAAGTAAAAACACATTTAAAGAAGACATAAAAATCACTATTAAACAGGGTTCTCTAGTTGGTCATTCAGCCAAAGATTATTTAAACGatacttattatatatttgaagCAATCCCTTATGCAAAACCACCTGTGGGGCGTTTAAGGTTTAag GCACCTGAACCTGCAGAACCGTGGACTGGAGTGTATGATGCAACAAAAATACGAAAAGCTTGTCCACAAGTCGGCGCTTCTGAAGCAGGACCTAACGAGGAATATGATGAAGATTGTTTGTTTCTGAACGTTCATACAAAAATG ATGCCAGACCCGAAACCAGTGATGGTTTGGATTCATGGCGGTGCCTTCGAAATGGGTTCTATTAATGGATATCGAGGATCACAGTATTTAATGACTGAAGACATTGTATTGGTTGAGGTTCAATatcgattaaatatttttggttttttaagttttgacgatccaaaatataatattcctgGTAATGCAGGATTAAAAGATCAAGTGTTGGCTTTGAAATGGGTTCAAGAAAACATCAAGTATTTTAATGGTGATCCAAATCAAGTAACAATTTTTGGTGATAGTGCAGGTGGGGCTTCGGTACATTTGTTGTATGTATCATCCTTAGCAAAAGGTTTATTTCATCGAGCGATTGCTCAAAGTGGATCTGGTGCAAATACTTGGGTTTACTCTGCCAGTAATTACACCCATTTAGCTGAAGCTTTAAATTGTTCGTCAAATAACTTAGATGAAATTGTAAACTGTATTAACGGTACATCAACGAAGGAGCTAGTTAACGCCGGAATAATATTGAAGAGTATTCCG GATGGCACGCTTGTGGATGGAATTTCAATGAGTGCTCTTACAATAGAATCTGAAAACAGTAACGATCCATTCATGACACACCACGtggaagaaaatattaaaaaaggaaatttcaATAAAGTTCCACTTATTATTGGAATTTGTGCAAATGAATCTGCATTATATTATCAAGACAGGCCTGGTATTGGACCAAATTTCACTGAATCAGATTATGAAAAGTTGATACCAaaggatataaattttaaaaaaggttcAAACGAAGCTTTCAATATTGGTAAAGAAATTAAGGAATTTTATTATGGAAATCAAACACCGTCAAACGATTTACTTGAACCTTGGATTAAA taCGTTTCTGATatgatgtttatttataaaatgtattatattacaAAGCTACAAGCCGCATCTTTTCCAAATGTTCCtgtttacttttataatttcaattatatcacAAGTCTTAACTTTGAAGGAAATTCTACAAAATATGTGGCGCATGCCGATGACTTACcatacttatttaattttaatccaaaaggAGTTTCTCAGCTCACTCCAAGCTCCGATGAGGAGATAGGAATGCATCGTATGATAAAATTATGGACCACATTTGCAAAATCAAAAGATGGAAATCCAAATCCATTAAACGATCCATTATTTACAAATGTAACTTGGAAGCCTGttgattcaaataattttttttatttacatattaatccaaaattagtattagaaaaaaatttatatgaagatCGTATGAAATTTTGGgaccatttttatcaaaaatatcaaatttga